A stretch of DNA from Channa argus isolate prfri chromosome 7, Channa argus male v1.0, whole genome shotgun sequence:
TAGCAACATCAGTTAGCCTGCGTAGTTGCGACCTGGGTACACAATGTACGACCAACACACTTCTAGTACGCTAACTataggaaagtgtgtgtgggtgagagaaatagagagagagagagagagagagagaggagaagagaagggCGACTCACGTGAGAAACTTCCCCGCACCCTATTTGTGTATGCACCCTCCGGTGCTCTGTGTTTTTGAGATGCCATCACAGCACCCTAATTTCCAGCTGGGCTGCTGTGCTGTTGTCAGGCAGATGATAATAGTGCTGTACTTACTGATGATAACGCCGTCACGGGATGGCGATGATGGTTGGAAATATGGTGGGCCATTATCATGATTTAATCGGTGTCTACTACTACCGAGGAACCACACTGACTTCGGTGTCAAGTCCACCCATCATCCTGTCACTGGAAATAGCTTCTGGTTTAATGTTAGAATAATTTTGAGTTATGTTGGAGATGTATAGCTCTGGAGTGTGTAAAACGCCATTAGTATGCACTGTCACTGATGTTGAATGGGTTTGCCCTTTTAAGTTTGAAAACCTGCCACTGGTATTCCGGTCCTACAGTCACTATGCACAACAAGATTGTAACCCGCATGACTCATGCCTGTATCCTCTTCAGTTTTATCTGCTTCATATGGGTCGGGATTCTGGAGTACAGGTCAcaataaaagtgtctgctgtTATTTAGGAGGACCACTGTCCATCTCCATgctcagtttattttattttgaggaGGTTTGGCCTTGAATATGCTTTCCAAAACTGTTACATAACACCAGTTACTGGAACAGATGTTGATTTGAGCTCAGTATGATTCAAGGAAAGGGTTTGGGTGTGGAGGGACCAAGAGGCAGGAGAGATAGCCCACTGAGctcttaaatgaaaacaatatctGAGATGCTCTTGTAAGTTTAAGGGGGTAGTTCAGTGTGTTGAGAGACAGATGAGCTATTTCATAAGAGAAGCTCTCAGGAGAGAGCTGAAAGAATGCTTGGCAGGGtgtgttttattagaaaatggatTAGTTTCTCCGTTAATGAGAGAGAGGCTGTAATGAAGGAAGCATGACAGAAGATGCTGCCTCCTTTCAATACATAAAAACTGGGCTGAACACAGCCAGAGTCAAAGTTTTTTCTGAGGTGGAGAATGGTATTTTAAGGTGTGTTACTTTGCtgtaatgtcacattaaaagtCCATTTACAATGGGGTCAATGAAAAGCTTACTTAGAGGAAGcaatgggaggaggaggaatttGCACTCCTTTCCAAAAATAAGTTTTACCCTTTCCTACGGATTTGTGTTACCACTACTGAAATGGGAGGAGGGGAATGGTCGGATCGTGAATGGAGGGATTTAGGTTGGAGAGGAGGATAAGAATGAAGTGGAGGCGGAAATATGGTTCTGATTAACATGGATACAGTATATGAGTTGACCATATTACTGTGTGGTCTACAGAGAGAGCAAGACAGACacggagaaagagagagagagagagagtggatgGGACTAATAGAGAATGCATGCAAAAGCTTTCTGCCAAACATGAAAAGGGGAGTttctgagagaaaagaaagtacAGCAGAGGGAAGGGTGGGAGGAGAAGTGCTTGTGGGAGTAGCTGAGAACAGAAGGCGCAAAGACAGtggggagaggaggggaggagacTGGATCAAGTGTTTGATTTATCCGGGAGCTGATTGATTGATATATTGATTTGGGGATAGAAGTAAAGATCAGAACCTTAGGACAAGTACGTTTCTAAAGCTTTATGCAGTGTTTGCAGTCGTTCAGAGCTGCTGTTATTTACAGATTGCTAGAGAAAAACAACTAAGgctgtttttgaaaaatgtgagtAGGTCTTTCTTCCAGTTAGTGCCGACATTCTGGGAATCCGCTACGTTGATTGGCCTCTGGGTTTTCTGTATGATGAGATCATCTCTGTGGACACAGACTTTAGCACCTCGGTACAGCTGCCTGCGGGAAGGGGACTTTCCCCTCAATTCCTGTGCTGCTGCTATTCAGCATCTGAGCTCACCAAAATGACTAATCCCTGccttctctatctctctgtcttttctttccttctctttctgcctcGAAATTACTCCCTCTCAGTTCAAGTCTAGAAAACAAGTAAGAGACCTACGCTGGATGAAGGCGCCCAGCTGTGTTTGGACTGTTATTAGATATTCTTCTGTATAGCTCCTGAATTACACCTGCATTCTGAACTTCACCTTTGACCACACCGATTCCAGGTTCCTTTAAAAGTGATATACTGGGACCCCCTCAGCACCCTGCTTCTCCCCCCTGATTTCTCTGATGGACCAGAGAGTGAAGGGGGGAATCCCTCCATCCACAAACTCCACTCTGGACCCCTCGTCTGCGCCTGAAGTCTCTGAACAGGACCAAgtggcagagaaaaagagaaggggtGAGGGAGAGAATGGAGATGTAGggaaaagggaggaggagaaaagagtggcagggagaaagagagaaggagaaaaggggGCAGTGCTGGAGTTGCTCATCGAGGGGCGCTGTGGAAGCACAGGGCAGCAACAGCTTCAGATCTCTGGGAGAGAGACCAGCTGCCCTGAGGGGAATGTACGATTGCGGATTGGACTCCAGGCCAAACGCACCAAGAAACCGCCCAAGATCTTGGAGAGCTACGTCTGCAAGCCCACTATCAGGACCTATCAGAGGCAAGGCAGGGGGGGACAGCTAAGGGGGGATGGTGAAGGGGGAGTGGGCCAGCAGAGTAAAACCAGCTCTACCACAGTCGAGGCATCCACAGAGCAACGCTCAGGCTTGGATGTTGTCCAGACCACATCCAAACAAAGTGCATCTGCTGCTTCACCACCACTTGCATCATCCTCATCTTCGTCATCACAGCCACTGTCGTTACCACCAACATTTACTACAGTTTCCACCCCTGCCTCAGTCCCTGCCGTACCCAGCCAAGGGACGAAGTCTGCCAAACAGGTAAGGTTAGCACAAGAACTATTTGGACAGCTTCCAATGTTAAAAGTGTTATAAGTTGaagtttacttaaaaataaattgtaaaaaaaaatctaagagTTACCAGACAGGCTTACACATCTTTATGCTCAGTGGTATTAAGGTCAAATGAGCTATTGTACCAATACTGAAACCTTAgcagcacatttaaataaacgACCTATAAATAGGAAAACAGCACAGCAACCATTTGGAGCAGTTACAGACATTGGTCCATCAGTCCTTATGACGATCACCCAAGGGGAAGCTTATTGCTTTAGCTGCACAAACGCCACTCAAGCTGCAGCATACCAAAATTACAGGACAAGTACGAAATGTCAAGCCTTCTCATCTGTATTAGTGGCAATTTATAGCTACCAATAGCACAGctttctcgctctctttctgtctctgccagGCTCTCTATATCTGTCCCTCTTCTATTTTTacatcttcctcttttctctacCTGCTCTCATTTATCTTTCACTCCCCCTTTGTCCCTGTCCcactcccttcctctctctttctctgcctttgtaTTTCTCCTTTCTGTGTCAACCCCATTGCTGTTTCCATCACctcactctctccttctcctcagtATGCCCTCTTTTCTCTGCCTGATTGAGTCATTATGTCCTCACGCTCTCTTTTAATgggcagacaaaaaaaaaagcatttcagttATTGTCTGCTCCCCATTGTCCTTCCCTGTTGTCTACAGCAAACTAATGGATGCCACAGCCATTGCTGTCCATGACAGagattgtatgtttgttttcaccAGGTTCCTGTCAAACTGTCCGAGAAGACGGAGGCAAATTCAAATGGCTCATCTGAGAGAGTGAAGAAAGAGAAGCCTCCTAGCATCAATGGCCAACCTGTTTCTGCAGGTCACAAACCCTCCTCAACCCAAACAGACCAGACAGCTTCATCTAATTCTTCcacaaaatgtattcagacaCATTCTGCATCGGAGACCAGGAATGAAGGAGACACCTCAAAGAAACATAATGGTTTGGTCCAGACTGCGAAGCAGAAGGGACTATCAAATGGAAAAGGCTCTGCTGACATCCTTGACACTTCCACCACATCTAAAATCAAACTTGGTAAACACAGCAGTTCCATCTCTGTTTCTTCCATGGATTCTTTAAAAAGAGCTGCAGTCTCCACCAGCTCCCTTAAAGAACTGAGTCTGTCTAATAAGAGTAGGTCAGACTCTCCTTCCTCACCCTCAGCCACCCCTAAACTGCAGTCCTCCCCAACTGTGGATCCCTCCTCTTTTCAATCCCAAGATCAAGATCCCTCTTTACAGCTCGCATTTGAGAAAAaacgagagaaagagaggaaagccaagaaagagagacagaaagacaaaaattcAAAGCGAGATCGATCAAAAGCTGAAAAGAGTGAGAGcaaaaaggaggaaagaaaaaagaagaaaaaggagaaaggaaagGATGGAAAATCAAAGCATGGTAAAGAAAAGGATGAAAGAAACAGGACTGATGATACATGGAGGGATGAACTAAAAATtcaaaaaggaaagaatgagaaaaagagagataagCTTAGCCCAGACAGAAAACGAACAGAGGATAATAATAGGGAAACAGTTGATAGTGGTAAACTAGATAAAACTTTTAAGGTAGTGAATCCAGGCAGACCACAAGAGAAAGACAAGGCCGATGATAGTTGCAAGCCAGTTAAACAAGCTGAGCCAGCAACAACAGGTGACACCATTAAATCAAAAGAACAAGACGTCTCAAGACATCCAACTGTGCCTCTAAGCCACCCCTCTGCTTCTgctcctccctctctgcccACCCCTTCTGCCCGTGGCTCTGCTTCTCCCCCTTCTTCCCCCCAAGAGCAGGACAGCCGACCTCTAAAAAAGCGGAAAGCCAGACGGCCCAGCTGGACCAAGCTGGTGCACCGGGCTCAGAGGGCAGAAAATCAGGATGCCCCTTCAGATTCCCAACTTAATCCTTTAATAAATTTCCCCCAGAACCCCAGGACAACCCTGCCTGCCAAGGCCACTATTCAGCATGCTGAAGAGTCACACACAGCTCAGTCTAGCTCTTTAACCAGCagctcctcccctctctcttctgCATCTCCATCTCCACAGCAAAGTCAATTCACATCAGACCTTGGTCCCCCTGCATCCAGATGCTCAATAACCCCTGGCCGAAAGAGGGGTCGCCCTAAATCCCACAGCATTAGTTTAGATGACCCTCCCCTTAGACTTTTATCAAATACTATTTTAACTGACGCGCCTTCCCTGGGGGGTGATGGAGTCCAGAAAGCCCCTGTACTGGAGCCAAGTCCAAAACTGCAGTGTGCAGATCAGTCTAAATTCAGCCCCAAGAAGCGTGGCCGTCCCCCCAAACGACCCGTCCCAGAGGACCAGACTGGAGATGCACGGGATCATGCTGATGACACAGACAAAAGTAAAGATTTTCATCCTCCTGAAAAGGGGAACAGGCAGCTAAAGATCAGGAGGCTGATTAATgagatgaagaaaagaaagaggaggagactTCACAAAGTAATGCTGTCTGGGTATGTAGGAAAAGAGGGAAGGGGGAGCAAGGCAGCAGATGGTGAGACCTCTCTGAGAATGTGTAAATCAATAGAGGCTACAACAGTACACACGCTCTCAGCTCTGTCCTCTTCCTTTGGGAGTAAGCTAGGCCCTCAGATTAATGTGAGCAAAAGAGGGACCATCTACATGGGCAAAAGACGAGGACGCAAGCCTAAAGCCCAAACAGCCAACCTAAACTCCCAGAACTCCACTCAGTCGTCTCTGTTTACCAATCCCTCAGAAacatctctcttctcctctaACCAGCCTCAGGCTCCGCCATCTCACCCCTTTCCCTCCCCTTCCCTTACTCACTCCAGTGGGGCCCAGAGTCCATATAGTGAGGGCAGCCTCACAGAACCAACTTCTTCCCTACTGTTTCCTCACCCTTTCTCCCTTCCTTCACCATCATCCTCCTGTACATCCCCACGTCctccctcatcctcctctctctctccctttgtgAAAAAGAGTTGTCCATGTCAGGGAAGGCATCACTTCCCTTTTCACCAGTCTTCATGTAAGCTCTCCTGTCCTACCCCGCCAATGCATCACACACCGGGCTCTCCAGGTCACCTGAAGGAGGCCACCCCCTCACCCAGGAGCGAATCCCACAGTGAAGAGACACTGCCTAGTGATAGTGGAATTGGAACTGACAATAACAGTGTTTCTGAACGAGGGGAGATGAGGGGAGCTCGAGGCATGCTCAGGTTTGGTCAGGGTTCAGGAGTGATGCTTGGGGTTCAAAGACATCCCTCCTCACTTGTGGATCGCCCCTCTCCAGTGTCCTCACCCCTGTCTCACATGGCTAGACACACAAAACCCATCAGCAACTCAACTACTGTGGAGCGGCACAGAGACAGGCATCGGCACAGGAGAAGGGATTATGACTGTTCAACTTCCTGTACTTGCGTGTGTCCGTGCCCCTGTCCTGGACACAATAAGTGCAATCATTCAGACTATTATCCTTGCCATGGGCATAATGcagtaaaaagacagaaaaataaacacaagaagaAGCACCAGCAGCTTCACATGCAAGATCCAGAGTTTCTGTCTGAACTTGAAGATCTGATCGGACAATTCAGCGAGGTCCACATCGGACGGCGAAGCTGGGTGAGGACGGGGCTGGGTCAGGGATTTGATGGTGTAAATGGGAACGCTTCCGGAGGAAGGCGCCATCACTCCTCCTCCCATCCTCACCGCTCCAATATCTTCAGGATTAATCTGAATGGCTTCTACTCACCTCACCCATCTTATCCCACTAATCCCTCCTTCTCCCCCCAGCCTTTCTACCCCTGCCAGCCAGTACACTGTAACAGGAAGTTGGACCGCCGGCAGTGTGGATGTCCATCTAAGTTCCAGGAGACCATTGAAAATATGGGTTTTTACAGCAGCTACCCCCCGACCACAACACTTTACCACCACCTCCCGAGCTCTTACCCTCTTCCATCTACTCACCAGTATGCCCCCCATCAGCCCCACCATGCCCACTTCCTCCTCAACCCCGCCAGGTTCCATAAGCGAAGGAGCAGGTTGCTGAGGGAGGGAGCTTTAGGAGGAGAGGTGGAGGGAGATATCGGAGTAGGAAGTGGAGGAAGCCCACATCTCAGCTCAGGGTTTACATCCAGCTTTTCCTGTGGCTGTGGGAGGAGTgatcacaaacataaacacaaacgcCGTCACCGGCACTGCGAGCGGGATGTGGCTGATGAGGAGGAGTTACCcgatgatgaagaggaagagggcaTGGAAAGAGAAGGCTTAGCCGGTTCCAAGTCAAGGGCAGGGTTTATACTGGGGCAAGGAGAAGAAGGGATGAAAGGAACAAGAGGAATGGGAAGCATGCTGTCTAAAGAATCACCTTGGCTATGTGAAAATGGAAACAAttctttttcctctgctgcCGCTGCCacttcttcatcctcctcagcAGAGAGGTACAAACACACCTCTCTCACTTCACTGGGGCTGGGTTCCTCTCATCTATCTTCGTTTGGAGGAAGTTGGGGTGCCCTGGGACAGAGTTGGGCAAAATTTGGGGGCTTGGGAGGGACGGGAT
This window harbors:
- the LOC137130069 gene encoding histone-lysine N-methyltransferase ASH1L-like isoform X3, which codes for MDQRVKGGIPPSTNSTLDPSSAPEVSEQDQVAEKKRRGEGENGDVGKREEEKRVAGRKREGEKGAVLELLIEGRCGSTGQQQLQISGRETSCPEGNVRLRIGLQAKRTKKPPKILESYVCKPTIRTYQRQGRGGQLRGDGEGGVGQQSKTSSTTVEASTEQRSGLDVVQTTSKQSASAASPPLASSSSSSSQPLSLPPTFTTVSTPASVPAVPSQGTKSAKQVPVKLSEKTEANSNGSSERVKKEKPPSINGQPVSAGHKPSSTQTDQTASSNSSTKCIQTHSASETRNEGDTSKKHNGLVQTAKQKGLSNGKGSADILDTSTTSKIKLGKHSSSISVSSMDSLKRAAVSTSSLKELSLSNKSRSDSPSSPSATPKLQSSPTVDPSSFQSQDQDPSLQLAFEKKREKERKAKKERQKDKNSKRDRSKAEKSESKKEERKKKKKEKGKDGKSKHGKEKDERNRTDDTWRDELKIQKGKNEKKRDKLSPDRKRTEDNNRETVDSGKLDKTFKVVNPGRPQEKDKADDSCKPVKQAEPATTGDTIKSKEQDVSRHPTVPLSHPSASAPPSLPTPSARGSASPPSSPQEQDSRPLKKRKARRPSWTKLVHRAQRAENQDAPSDSQLNPLINFPQNPRTTLPAKATIQHAEESHTAQSSSLTSSSSPLSSASPSPQQSQFTSDLGPPASRCSITPGRKRGRPKSHSISLDDPPLRLLSNTILTDAPSLGGDGVQKAPVLEPSPKLQCADQSKFSPKKRGRPPKRPVPEDQTGDARDHADDTDKSKDFHPPEKGNRQLKIRRLINEMKKRKRRRLHKVMLSGYVGKEGRGSKAADGETSLRMCKSIEATTVHTLSALSSSFGSKLGPQINVSKRGTIYMGKRRGRKPKAQTANLNSQNSTQSSLFTNPSETSLFSSNQPQAPPSHPFPSPSLTHSSGAQSPYSEGSLTEPTSSLLFPHPFSLPSPSSSCTSPRPPSSSSLSPFVKKSCPCQGRHHFPFHQSSCKLSCPTPPMHHTPGSPGHLKEATPSPRSESHSEETLPSDSGIGTDNNSVSERGEMRGARGMLRFGQGSGVMLGVQRHPSSLVDRPSPVSSPLSHMARHTKPISNSTTVERHRDRHRHRRRDYDCSTSCTCVCPCPCPGHNKCNHSDYYPCHGHNAVKRQKNKHKKKHQQLHMQDPEFLSELEDLIGQFSEVHIGRRSWVRTGLGQGFDGVNGNASGGRRHHSSSHPHRSNIFRINLNGFYSPHPSYPTNPSFSPQPFYPCQPVHCNRKLDRRQCGCPSKFQETIENMGFYSSYPPTTTLYHHLPSSYPLPSTHQYAPHQPHHAHFLLNPARFHKRRSRLLREGALGGEVEGDIGVGSGGSPHLSSGFTSSFSCGCGRSDHKHKHKRRHRHCERDVADEEELPDDEEEEGMEREGLAGSKSRAGFILGQGEEGMKGTRGMGSMLSKESPWLCENGNNSFSSAAAATSSSSSAERYKHTSLTSLGLGSSHLSSFGGSWGALGQSWAKFGGLGGTGFGNSSWKGFTSEQCAGRGIASDGEDEDSEDVHESHLYRTSPSPTHTNLFTSAAMATVGRGLRSGLASRNPRSGDRSWRRDEPAWTERREAGEDVYKVTQEARGSRRVCQHQTA
- the LOC137130069 gene encoding histone-lysine N-methyltransferase ASH1L-like isoform X2, which encodes MDQRVKGGIPPSTNSTLDPSSAPEVSEQDQVAEKKRRGEGENGDVGKREEEKRVAGRKREGEKGAVLELLIEGRCGSTGQQQLQISGRETSCPEGNVRLRIGLQAKRTKKPPKILESYVCKPTIRTYQRQGRGGQLRGDGEGGVGQQSKTSSTTVEASTEQRSGLDVVQTTSKQSASAASPPLASSSSSSSQPLSLPPTFTTVSTPASVPAVPSQGTKSAKQVPVKLSEKTEANSNGSSERVKKEKPPSINGQPVSAGHKPSSTQTDQTASSNSSTKCIQTHSASETRNEGDTSKKHNGLVQTAKQKGLSNGKGSADILDTSTTSKIKLGKHSSSISVSSMDSLKRAAVSTSSLKELSLSNKSRSDSPSSPSATPKLQSSPTVDPSSFQSQDQDPSLQLAFEKKREKERKAKKERQKDKNSKRDRSKAEKSESKKEERKKKKKEKGKDGKSKHGKEKDERNRTDDTWRDELKIQKGKNEKKRDKLSPDRKRTEDNNRETVDSGKLDKTFKVVNPGRPQEKDKADDSCKPVKQAEPATTGDTIKSKEQDVSRHPTVPLSHPSASAPPSLPTPSARGSASPPSSPQEQDSRPLKKRKARRPSWTKLVHRAQRAENQDAPSDSQLNPLINFPQNPRTTLPAKATIQHAEESHTAQSSSLTSSSSPLSSASPSPQQSQFTSDLGPPASRCSITPGRKRGRPKSHSISLDDPPLRLLSNTILTDAPSLGGDGVQKAPVLEPSPKLQCADQSKFSPKKRGRPPKRPVPEDQTGDARDHADDTDKSKDFHPPEKGNRQLKIRRLINEMKKRKRRRLHKVMLSGYVGKEGRGSKAADGETSLRMCKSIEATTVHTLSALSSSFGSKLGPQINVSKRGTIYMGKRRGRKPKAQTANLNSQNSTQSSLFTNPSETSLFSSNQPQAPPSHPFPSPSLTHSSGAQSPYSEGSLTEPTSSLLFPHPFSLPSPSSSCTSPRPPSSSSLSPFVKKSCPCQGRHHFPFHQSSCKLSCPTPPMHHTPGSPGHLKEATPSPRSESHSEETLPSDSGIGTDNNSVSERGEMRGARGMLRFGQGSGVMLGVQRHPSSLVDRPSPVSSPLSHMARHTKPISNSTTVERHRDRHRHRRRDYDCSTSCTCVCPCPCPGHNKCNHSDYYPCHGHNAVKRQKNKHKKKHQQLHMQDPEFLSELEDLIGQFSEVHIGRRSWVRTGLGQGFDGVNGNASGGRRHHSSSHPHRSNIFRINLNGFYSPHPSYPTNPSFSPQPFYPCQPVHCNRKLDRRQCGCPSKFQETIENMGFYSSYPPTTTLYHHLPSSYPLPSTHQYAPHQPHHAHFLLNPARFHKRRSRLLREGALGGEVEGDIGVGSGGSPHLSSGFTSSFSCGCGRSDHKHKHKRRHRHCERDVADEEELPDDEEEEGMEREGLAGSKSRAGFILGQGEEGMKGTRGMGSMLSKESPWLCENGNNSFSSAAAATSSSSSAERYKHTSLTSLGLGSSHLSSFGGSWGALGQSWAKFGGLGGTGFGNSSWKGFTSEQCAGRGIASDGEDEDSEDVHESHLYRTSPSPTHTNLFTSAAMATVGRGLRSGLASRNPRSGDRSWRRDEPAWTERREAGLQGDSRSQGQQKSVPTPDSVAVKNKRRPGRPRKHPLPSTLSSPTLPLSAAPSMSSPNLLPGHTHYRDEREVGGRKEERGSERDGGGDTVQQVSELELQARRKRGRKRKHGDSPCHQSTVC
- the LOC137130069 gene encoding histone-lysine N-methyltransferase ASH1L-like isoform X1, encoding MDQRVKGGIPPSTNSTLDPSSAPEVSEQDQVAEKKRRGEGENGDVGKREEEKRVAGRKREGEKGAVLELLIEGRCGSTGQQQLQISGRETSCPEGNVRLRIGLQAKRTKKPPKILESYVCKPTIRTYQRQGRGGQLRGDGEGGVGQQSKTSSTTVEASTEQRSGLDVVQTTSKQSASAASPPLASSSSSSSQPLSLPPTFTTVSTPASVPAVPSQGTKSAKQVPVKLSEKTEANSNGSSERVKKEKPPSINGQPVSAGHKPSSTQTDQTASSNSSTKCIQTHSASETRNEGDTSKKHNGLVQTAKQKGLSNGKGSADILDTSTTSKIKLGKHSSSISVSSMDSLKRAAVSTSSLKELSLSNKSRSDSPSSPSATPKLQSSPTVDPSSFQSQDQDPSLQLAFEKKREKERKAKKERQKDKNSKRDRSKAEKSESKKEERKKKKKEKGKDGKSKHGKEKDERNRTDDTWRDELKIQKGKNEKKRDKLSPDRKRTEDNNRETVDSGKLDKTFKVVNPGRPQEKDKADDSCKPVKQAEPATTGDTIKSKEQDVSRHPTVPLSHPSASAPPSLPTPSARGSASPPSSPQEQDSRPLKKRKARRPSWTKLVHRAQRAENQDAPSDSQLNPLINFPQNPRTTLPAKATIQHAEESHTAQSSSLTSSSSPLSSASPSPQQSQFTSDLGPPASRCSITPGRKRGRPKSHSISLDDPPLRLLSNTILTDAPSLGGDGVQKAPVLEPSPKLQCADQSKFSPKKRGRPPKRPVPEDQTGDARDHADDTDKSKDFHPPEKGNRQLKIRRLINEMKKRKRRRLHKVMLSGYVGKEGRGSKAADGETSLRMCKSIEATTVHTLSALSSSFGSKLGPQINVSKRGTIYMGKRRGRKPKAQTANLNSQNSTQSSLFTNPSETSLFSSNQPQAPPSHPFPSPSLTHSSGAQSPYSEGSLTEPTSSLLFPHPFSLPSPSSSCTSPRPPSSSSLSPFVKKSCPCQGRHHFPFHQSSCKLSCPTPPMHHTPGSPGHLKEATPSPRSESHSEETLPSDSGIGTDNNSVSERGEMRGARGMLRFGQGSGVMLGVQRHPSSLVDRPSPVSSPLSHMARHTKPISNSTTVERHRDRHRHRRRDYDCSTSCTCVCPCPCPGHNKCNHSDYYPCHGHNAVKRQKNKHKKKHQQLHMQDPEFLSELEDLIGQFSEVHIGRRSWVRTGLGQGFDGVNGNASGGRRHHSSSHPHRSNIFRINLNGFYSPHPSYPTNPSFSPQPFYPCQPVHCNRKLDRRQCGCPSKFQETIENMGFYSSYPPTTTLYHHLPSSYPLPSTHQYAPHQPHHAHFLLNPARFHKRRSRLLREGALGGEVEGDIGVGSGGSPHLSSGFTSSFSCGCGRSDHKHKHKRRHRHCERDVADEEELPDDEEEEGMEREGLAGSKSRAGFILGQGEEGMKGTRGMGSMLSKESPWLCENGNNSFSSAAAATSSSSSAERYKHTSLTSLGLGSSHLSSFGGSWGALGQSWAKFGGLGGTGFGNSSWKGFTSEQCAGRGIASDGEDEDSEDVHESHLYRTSPSPTHTNLFTSAAMATVGRGLRSGLASRNPRSGDRSWRRDEPAWTERREAGLQGDSRSQGQQKSVPTPDSVAVKNKRRPGRPRKHPLPSTLSSPTLPLSAAPSMSSPNLLPGHTHYRDEREVGGRKEERGSERDGGGDTVQQVSELELQARRKRGRKRKHGDSPCHQSVAVDKPECDSPPECFSQSDVDQALSQPVTIQRQGRADGPPRKKFLRAGLYSDDYKTTDLPSEAQQICRETMEYTPGEHEYTLLPAPIHVGKYLRLRRINFQLPYDVMWLWQHNQLHRQPAVPLKRKRRYCRVKERTVSSHQTPDKSTSDITSLFPHLDMEPLTSSERSFVVKHHVFLVRNWELVRDRQIRLRIERERERDAEGDERGSCRQSCDGASGDDSHIKSDHPVGVEVTVISSDPHHQSQDTSSSLTASPCPTKTQNRQEEEGEEENRGEEEVCSREQRRKRLNDLLLTLQHS